The Natronogracilivirga saccharolytica genome includes a window with the following:
- a CDS encoding SRPBCC domain-containing protein, with product MRPVFFEVTNGRCFERGPHGFECDWGRVLAFDPPSRIVFTWQIAPDRVPEPNPQKASEIEVLFVEKGRTETQMKIEHRNFDKHGEYAESYKQALRSPQGWHYILKNYLESIS from the coding sequence ATTCGTCCAGTTTTTTTCGAAGTTACAAATGGCCGTTGCTTTGAACGTGGACCTCATGGGTTTGAATGTGACTGGGGGCGAGTTTTAGCTTTTGATCCGCCAAGTAGAATAGTATTCACCTGGCAAATAGCTCCTGACCGTGTTCCTGAACCAAATCCGCAAAAAGCCAGTGAAATTGAAGTGTTATTCGTGGAAAAAGGCAGAACTGAGACCCAGATGAAAATTGAACATAGAAATTTTGACAAACACGGAGAATATGCTGAGTCCTATAAACAAGCATTACGTTCTCCACAAGGATGGCACTATATCCTTAAAAACTATTTAGAATCAATTTCTTAA
- a CDS encoding toxin-antitoxin system HicB family antitoxin codes for MSTLSVRLPESVHKKLKELAKKEGVSMNQFISLAVSEKLSVLLTVDYLKERAKKGNRKDFEDILSQVPDVEPEDYDRL; via the coding sequence ATGAGTACACTAAGTGTAAGACTTCCGGAGTCGGTCCACAAAAAACTAAAGGAACTGGCCAAAAAAGAAGGAGTTTCGATGAATCAATTTATCAGTTTGGCGGTATCGGAAAAGTTATCAGTCTTACTGACGGTTGATTATTTGAAGGAAAGAGCAAAAAAAGGAAACCGCAAAGACTTTGAAGATATCTTGTCTCAGGTCCCGGATGTGGAACCCGAGGATTATGACCGCTTATAA
- a CDS encoding Fic family protein translates to METLISVIKGEMQFSEIMETLQLRHKPHFRDNYLQPTLKSGFIEMTIPDKPKSSKQKYRLTEKGRELREQLKKEL, encoded by the coding sequence ATAGAGACGCTTATATCAGTTATTAAAGGAGAAATGCAGTTTAGTGAAATAATGGAAACATTACAGCTCAGACATAAACCTCACTTTAGGGACAATTACTTGCAGCCTACACTTAAATCAGGCTTCATAGAAATGACCATCCCCGATAAGCCTAAAAGCAGTAAGCAAAAGTACCGGCTCACGGAAAAAGGACGGGAACTGCGGGAACAGCTAAAAAAAGAATTATGA
- a CDS encoding type I restriction endonuclease subunit R, with translation MTTVGQKEKITQQKVTGFFQQALGYRYLGHWKERSGNANVEEAVLRQWLHAQGHDEKIITKVLREIDQAKTISGTKTLYDANRRFYSLLRYGVKVKPDISEQTVTVWLIDWQTPGNNDFAIAEEVTVEGQHAKRPDVVLYVNGIALGILELKRSKVSVTEGIQQNLGSQKKEFIESFYSTVQYVMAGNETEGLRYGVIETPQKYWLRWKESEALPEAGDNPLLRELRQICSKDRFLELIHDFIVFDSGVKKACRHNQYFGVKAAQEHVRSRENGIIWHTQGSGKSLTMVWLAKWIREYVKDARVLMITDRKELDEQIESVFKGVDEDIYRTQSGMDLVNALNEHQEWLMCSLIHKFGSGEDLSEKDIDAFIEEIQKNLRHDFKPKGNIFVFVDECHRTQSGKLHRAMKKLLPDAVFFGFTGTPLLKKDKQTSIEVFGPYIHTYKFDEGVSDGVILDLRYEARDIDQNLTSQDKIDQWFDAKTRGLSDLGRAQIKKRWGTLQKVLSSQDRLNKIVSDLLMDMETRDRLRSGMGNAMLVTEDIYAACRVYEMFQKTDLAGKCAIITSYSPHHSDIKGEETGEGQTENIRKYEIYRKMLAEFFDEPEDTAINKTDQFEKEVKRRFTEEPGRMKLLIVVDKLLTGFDAPPATYLYIDKKMRDHGLFQAICRVNRLHSPDKEYGYIIDYKDLFKSLKQSIEDYTGEALDGYDKEDVEGLLKDRLKDAQEKLEQVRESIKALCEPVEPPYDTAAYVAYFVGPSDRPDIQKDNEPKRLELYKLTSSYLRAYAELANEMADAGYSGEEAKTIKEEVTHYESVREEVKLASGDYVDMKMYEPAMRHLLDTYIRADESEVISSFDDLSLVELVVEQGEKGLDNLPENIKNNPEAMAETIENNVRKLIIDEMPVNPKYYENMSQLLDELIEQRRREAIEYREYLKKIVELTKKVSKPESGGTYPPELKTPALRALYDNLDEIQNDDGRKAAEPPVGYGDKEDLKVRTALQLDQAIKNVKKAGWRGNHFKEREIKIAIRSVVKDNEAVEKLFDLVKNHHEY, from the coding sequence ATGACTACCGTCGGCCAAAAGGAAAAAATAACGCAGCAAAAAGTTACCGGCTTTTTTCAACAGGCTCTGGGTTATCGGTATCTTGGGCATTGGAAGGAACGATCTGGCAATGCCAATGTAGAAGAAGCTGTGCTCCGGCAATGGCTGCATGCTCAGGGACATGATGAAAAGATCATCACAAAAGTTCTGCGGGAGATAGATCAGGCCAAAACCATTTCAGGAACGAAGACTCTGTATGACGCAAACCGACGCTTTTACAGCCTCCTGCGCTACGGAGTAAAGGTAAAGCCGGATATCAGCGAACAAACGGTAACCGTCTGGTTGATCGACTGGCAAACACCCGGCAATAACGACTTTGCCATTGCTGAAGAGGTAACCGTTGAAGGGCAACATGCCAAACGCCCGGATGTGGTGCTGTATGTAAACGGTATTGCTTTGGGAATACTTGAGCTCAAACGTTCAAAGGTATCGGTAACCGAGGGCATCCAGCAAAATCTCGGAAGCCAGAAAAAGGAATTTATTGAATCATTCTACAGTACCGTCCAGTATGTCATGGCCGGCAACGAAACCGAAGGACTGCGATATGGGGTTATCGAAACGCCGCAAAAATACTGGCTTCGGTGGAAAGAATCAGAAGCCCTGCCGGAAGCAGGTGATAATCCGCTGCTTCGTGAGTTACGTCAAATCTGCTCCAAAGACCGGTTTTTGGAACTGATCCATGATTTCATCGTCTTCGACTCCGGGGTTAAAAAAGCTTGCCGGCATAATCAGTACTTTGGGGTAAAAGCTGCCCAGGAACATGTCAGAAGCAGAGAAAACGGCATTATCTGGCATACACAGGGCAGCGGCAAGTCCCTCACCATGGTATGGCTGGCCAAATGGATTCGTGAATATGTGAAAGATGCCCGCGTCTTGATGATTACCGACCGCAAGGAGTTGGATGAGCAGATTGAAAGCGTGTTCAAAGGCGTGGATGAAGACATCTACCGAACCCAAAGCGGTATGGATTTGGTCAATGCACTGAATGAGCATCAGGAATGGCTGATGTGCTCGCTCATACACAAGTTTGGATCCGGTGAAGATCTCTCCGAAAAGGATATAGATGCCTTTATTGAGGAAATTCAGAAGAATCTGCGGCACGATTTCAAACCCAAGGGAAATATTTTCGTGTTTGTGGATGAATGCCATCGCACGCAATCGGGTAAGCTTCACCGGGCCATGAAGAAACTGCTTCCGGACGCGGTGTTCTTTGGCTTCACGGGTACACCCCTCCTGAAAAAGGATAAACAGACCAGTATTGAGGTATTCGGACCTTATATCCACACCTATAAATTCGATGAAGGAGTTAGTGATGGCGTAATTCTCGACCTCCGGTATGAAGCGCGGGATATCGATCAGAACCTGACTTCACAGGATAAAATCGACCAATGGTTTGATGCCAAAACCCGGGGACTTTCGGATTTGGGCAGAGCGCAAATCAAGAAGCGCTGGGGAACGCTGCAGAAAGTGCTCAGTTCGCAGGATCGCCTGAATAAAATCGTTTCGGATCTCCTCATGGATATGGAAACCCGGGATCGGTTGCGAAGCGGGATGGGCAATGCTATGCTGGTCACGGAGGATATTTATGCGGCCTGCCGGGTATATGAAATGTTTCAAAAAACCGATTTAGCCGGTAAATGTGCGATTATTACTTCCTACAGTCCGCATCACAGCGATATCAAGGGGGAAGAAACCGGTGAGGGACAAACCGAAAATATCCGCAAGTATGAAATCTACCGGAAGATGCTGGCCGAATTCTTCGATGAGCCGGAAGATACGGCCATTAATAAAACCGATCAGTTTGAGAAGGAGGTAAAGCGGCGTTTCACCGAAGAACCCGGCAGGATGAAACTGTTAATTGTCGTGGATAAGCTGCTCACCGGCTTTGATGCTCCGCCCGCCACCTATCTGTATATTGATAAAAAAATGCGGGATCACGGGCTGTTTCAGGCCATCTGCCGGGTGAACCGTCTGCACTCTCCTGATAAAGAGTACGGTTACATCATCGACTATAAAGATTTATTTAAATCGTTGAAACAGTCGATTGAAGACTATACCGGTGAGGCACTGGATGGCTACGACAAAGAGGATGTAGAGGGACTGCTTAAAGATCGCCTTAAAGATGCCCAAGAAAAGCTGGAACAAGTGCGGGAGTCCATTAAGGCATTGTGTGAGCCGGTAGAGCCCCCGTATGATACGGCAGCGTATGTCGCGTATTTTGTAGGCCCGAGTGACCGGCCGGATATTCAAAAAGACAATGAGCCGAAGCGGTTGGAGCTGTATAAGCTCACTTCTTCTTATCTGAGGGCGTATGCCGAATTGGCCAATGAAATGGCCGATGCCGGGTATTCCGGGGAAGAAGCTAAAACCATCAAAGAAGAAGTAACCCACTATGAAAGTGTCCGGGAAGAAGTGAAGCTGGCCAGCGGCGATTATGTGGATATGAAAATGTACGAACCTGCCATGCGCCACCTTCTGGATACCTATATTCGTGCGGATGAGAGCGAAGTTATTTCCAGCTTCGACGATTTATCTTTGGTTGAGCTTGTTGTGGAACAGGGCGAAAAAGGGCTGGACAATCTTCCGGAAAACATCAAAAATAACCCGGAGGCGATGGCTGAGACCATTGAAAACAACGTCCGCAAACTCATTATCGATGAGATGCCGGTTAATCCTAAATACTACGAAAACATGTCGCAGCTGCTTGATGAGTTAATTGAGCAGCGCAGGCGGGAGGCCATTGAATACCGGGAATATCTGAAAAAAATTGTGGAATTAACCAAAAAGGTAAGCAAGCCGGAATCCGGTGGAACGTACCCGCCAGAGCTAAAAACACCGGCGCTTCGGGCTTTGTATGATAACCTCGATGAGATCCAAAACGATGATGGAAGAAAAGCTGCTGAACCCCCTGTGGGTTATGGAGACAAGGAAGATTTAAAAGTCCGGACCGCCCTGCAATTAGATCAGGCAATTAAAAACGTTAAAAAAGCGGGATGGCGAGGCAATCACTTTAAAGAACGTGAAATCAAGATAGCCATTCGTTCGGTAGTAAAAGACAACGAGGCAGTTGAAAAGCTTTTTGATCTTGTAAAAAATCACCATGAATACTGA
- a CDS encoding M48 family metallopeptidase — MNTEQLSIRVRDIDVEVIRKDIKNLHIGVYPPDGKVRAASPRHLDYEAIRLAVVSRLPWIRKQQKAFAQQERQSRRDMVTGETHFYLGSKFRLDVVEENGRNKIKLINNDKLQMKIRPGTGIEKRRALLQNWYRNRLKEQIPDLKKKWEKQLEVEASEVRIRAMKTRWGSCNTEARRIWLNLELIKKPVDCIEYILVHEMIHFFERHHTDRFRKLMDHYIPDWRTRRDRLNQAPLAHEDWKY, encoded by the coding sequence ATGAATACTGAGCAGCTTAGCATTAGGGTTCGTGATATTGATGTAGAAGTGATCAGAAAAGACATCAAAAACCTCCACATCGGAGTTTACCCCCCGGATGGCAAAGTGCGGGCTGCTTCCCCGAGACATCTGGATTATGAAGCCATTCGACTTGCGGTCGTTTCAAGGTTGCCCTGGATTCGCAAGCAGCAAAAAGCGTTTGCGCAACAGGAGCGCCAATCCCGCCGCGATATGGTAACCGGAGAAACGCACTTCTATCTGGGCAGCAAATTCAGATTGGATGTTGTTGAAGAAAACGGGAGAAATAAGATCAAGCTGATTAACAATGACAAACTTCAGATGAAGATCCGTCCGGGTACCGGTATTGAAAAGCGGAGAGCATTGCTTCAAAATTGGTATCGCAACCGCCTCAAAGAACAAATCCCCGATTTAAAGAAAAAGTGGGAAAAGCAGCTTGAAGTTGAGGCTTCTGAAGTCAGGATACGAGCTATGAAAACCAGGTGGGGTTCCTGCAACACCGAAGCCCGGCGGATTTGGCTGAATCTGGAGTTGATCAAAAAGCCGGTCGACTGTATTGAATATATACTGGTTCACGAAATGATCCATTTCTTTGAACGCCACCACACTGATCGCTTTCGTAAGCTTATGGATCATTATATACCGGATTGGCGAACACGCAGGGATCGGTTAAATCAGGCACCTTTGGCTCATGAGGACTGGAAGTATTGA
- the katG gene encoding catalase/peroxidase HPI, whose protein sequence is MSNESKCPFSGGANKQSAVAGSKNRDWWPNRLNLNILRQHSSRSTPMGEEFDYAEEFKKLDLKEVKKDLEELMTDSQEWWPADFGHYGPLMIRMAWHSAGTYRVVDGRGGGGTGNQRFAPVNSWPDNVNLDKSRLLLWPVKQKYGNKLSWADLMILAGNVALESMGFKTFGFAGGREDIWEPEEDINWGPEGEWLDNKRHDEQGGLKGPFAADHMGLIYVNPEGPDGEPDPLKAAHYIRQSFRLMAMNDEETVALNCGGHTFGKVHGASTEDHLGPEPEAAPIDEQGLGWKNSYGSGKGADTITSGLEGTWTQTPTEWSNRFLKNLFEYEWEVHKGPGAKWQWRPKDGAGEGTVPDAHDPDKKHAPFMLTTDIAMKVDPEYKKIARRFYENPDEFADAFARAWFKLTHRDMGPKSRYLGPEVPEEDLLWQDPLPEVDHELVNEQDIRELKEKILATGLSVSELVSAAWASASTFRGSDKRGGANGGRIRLAPQKDWEVNNPKQLSKVLNALEEVQESFNSAQSGNKKVSLADIVVLGGCAAIEKAAEKAGHKVTVPFTPGRTDASQEQTDEESFDYLRPQADGFRNYFRAPDESQPEEWLVDRAQLLTLTPPEMAVLLGGMRVLNTNYDNSKHGVFTDRPGALSNDYFINLLDLNTTWKAVSDDEQVFEGHDRKSGEHKWTGTRTDLILGSHSELRALSEVYASHDAGEKFVHDFVAAWDKVMNLDRYDLS, encoded by the coding sequence ATGAGCAACGAAAGCAAATGCCCCTTCAGCGGTGGCGCCAACAAGCAATCAGCCGTCGCCGGTTCCAAAAACCGCGACTGGTGGCCCAACCGCCTCAACCTCAACATCCTGCGTCAGCACTCTTCCCGGTCAACCCCCATGGGTGAGGAGTTTGATTACGCCGAAGAGTTTAAGAAACTTGATCTGAAGGAGGTCAAGAAGGACCTCGAAGAGCTGATGACCGACTCGCAGGAATGGTGGCCTGCCGATTTTGGTCATTACGGCCCGCTGATGATCCGCATGGCCTGGCACAGCGCCGGGACCTACCGCGTGGTCGACGGCCGCGGCGGCGGCGGAACCGGCAACCAGCGGTTCGCCCCCGTCAACAGCTGGCCCGACAACGTCAACCTCGATAAATCCCGCCTGCTGCTCTGGCCCGTCAAGCAGAAATACGGCAACAAACTCTCCTGGGCCGACCTGATGATCCTGGCCGGCAACGTGGCCCTGGAATCGATGGGATTCAAAACGTTCGGTTTTGCCGGCGGCCGCGAAGATATCTGGGAGCCGGAGGAGGACATCAACTGGGGGCCGGAAGGCGAATGGCTCGACAACAAGCGCCACGATGAGCAGGGCGGACTGAAAGGACCGTTTGCCGCCGATCACATGGGCCTGATTTATGTCAATCCGGAAGGACCCGACGGCGAGCCTGATCCGCTCAAAGCGGCGCACTACATCCGCCAGTCGTTCCGCCTGATGGCGATGAATGATGAGGAGACCGTAGCGCTTAATTGCGGCGGACATACGTTCGGAAAGGTGCACGGCGCATCCACCGAAGATCACCTCGGCCCCGAGCCCGAAGCCGCCCCCATCGACGAGCAGGGACTGGGATGGAAAAATTCCTACGGCAGCGGCAAAGGCGCCGATACGATCACCAGCGGCCTCGAAGGTACGTGGACGCAAACGCCTACCGAATGGAGCAACCGGTTTCTGAAGAACCTGTTCGAGTATGAGTGGGAAGTCCACAAGGGTCCGGGCGCCAAGTGGCAGTGGCGGCCCAAGGACGGCGCCGGCGAAGGCACCGTTCCCGATGCCCACGATCCCGATAAAAAGCATGCTCCGTTCATGCTCACCACGGATATTGCCATGAAAGTGGATCCGGAATACAAGAAAATCGCCCGCCGCTTTTATGAGAATCCGGATGAGTTTGCGGATGCGTTTGCGCGTGCCTGGTTCAAGCTCACGCACCGCGACATGGGCCCCAAGTCCCGCTATCTGGGTCCGGAAGTCCCCGAGGAGGACCTGCTCTGGCAGGATCCGCTGCCCGAAGTTGACCATGAGCTCGTCAATGAGCAGGATATCCGCGAACTGAAGGAGAAGATCCTCGCCACCGGCCTGTCCGTTTCGGAACTCGTTTCGGCGGCCTGGGCATCTGCGTCCACCTTCCGCGGGTCGGACAAGCGCGGCGGCGCCAACGGCGGACGGATCCGGCTGGCACCGCAGAAGGATTGGGAAGTCAACAATCCGAAGCAGCTGTCCAAGGTTCTGAATGCCCTTGAAGAGGTTCAGGAATCGTTCAACAGCGCGCAATCCGGCAACAAAAAAGTATCGCTGGCCGATATTGTCGTGCTTGGCGGATGCGCCGCAATCGAGAAGGCTGCGGAAAAGGCCGGACACAAGGTCACCGTACCGTTCACCCCCGGCCGGACGGATGCTTCCCAGGAACAAACCGACGAGGAGTCATTTGATTACCTCAGGCCGCAGGCGGACGGATTCCGGAACTACTTCCGGGCGCCCGATGAGTCGCAGCCGGAAGAGTGGCTGGTCGACAGAGCGCAGCTTCTGACGCTGACGCCGCCTGAAATGGCCGTACTGCTCGGCGGCATGCGGGTGCTGAACACCAACTACGACAACTCGAAGCATGGTGTGTTCACCGACCGTCCCGGGGCGCTGAGCAACGACTACTTCATCAACCTGCTTGATCTGAACACCACCTGGAAGGCCGTTTCGGATGACGAGCAGGTGTTTGAGGGTCACGACCGCAAGTCCGGCGAGCACAAATGGACCGGAACGCGGACCGATCTCATTCTCGGCTCCCATTCCGAACTGCGTGCCCTTTCGGAAGTGTACGCATCACATGACGCCGGCGAAAAGTTCGTTCATGATTTCGTCGCCGCATGGGATAAAGTCATGAATCTCGATCGTTATGACTTGTCCTGA
- a CDS encoding putative toxin-antitoxin system toxin component, PIN family, whose product MNQIIIDTNVLYSALRSRKGASFRLFSLLHSGKFEINLSVPLVLEYEDVLKRKQPTLSISNEQIDKFMDYLCKVGNCHDVYYLWRPILRDPGDDLILELAVRAGCKYIVTYNKADFAGVNEFGIQPVTAREHLKIIEELP is encoded by the coding sequence ATGAATCAAATTATCATTGATACAAATGTCCTCTATTCTGCACTAAGATCCCGAAAAGGAGCTTCTTTTCGCTTGTTCTCTTTGCTTCATTCTGGAAAATTTGAAATTAACCTTTCTGTTCCATTGGTCCTGGAGTATGAGGATGTACTAAAGAGAAAACAGCCGACATTGTCCATTTCGAATGAGCAAATAGATAAATTTATGGACTACTTGTGTAAGGTTGGTAACTGCCATGACGTTTACTACTTGTGGCGACCTATTTTGCGAGATCCAGGAGACGATTTGATTTTGGAATTAGCCGTACGAGCTGGTTGTAAATACATCGTGACCTATAACAAGGCTGATTTTGCAGGCGTTAATGAATTTGGAATTCAGCCCGTTACAGCCAGGGAGCATTTAAAAATAATCGAGGAACTGCCATGA